The Brassica napus cultivar Da-Ae unplaced genomic scaffold, Da-Ae ScsIHWf_294;HRSCAF=481, whole genome shotgun sequence genome has a segment encoding these proteins:
- the LOC125602692 gene encoding pathogenesis-related thaumatin-like protein 3.5, which produces MHLRFNLSPRILLLFLTLLSGTKWSESARVFTIVNSCDQTIWPAITPGENFNGGGFELKPGQSIVFNAPVGWSGRIWGRTGCNFDKTGTGTCETGSCGSTLKCSASGKPPASLAEFTLAALDFYDVSLVDGFNLPMSVTPMNGKGNCSVAGCVADLRSKCPPELAVKSKGKVVSCRSACDVFDRDEYCCRGVYGNPVTCRPTNYSKMFKEACPTAYSYAYDDPTSIFTCSGTDYVISFCSSKKKPVCTYHDNKLACSDGSGSGGFRTMTGRLWLILMLSIFAFIYS; this is translated from the exons GGACAAAATGGTCGGAGTCAGCTCGAGTATTCACAATCGTAAACTCATGTGACCAAACAATCTGGCCAGCGATAACACCCGGAGAAAACTTCAACGGCGGAGGATTCGAGCTCAAACCGGGCCAATCCATAGTCTTCAACGCGCCAGTAGGCTGGTCAGGTCGAATATGGGGACGAACCGGCTGCAATTTCGACAAAACCGGAACCGGAACATGCGAAACCGGTTCATGCGGCTCGACCCTAAAATGCTCAGCCTCCGGAAAACCACCAGCTTCACTCGCCGAGTTCACGTTAGCCGCATTGGATTTCTACGACGTGAGTCTCGTCGACGGGTTTAATCTTCCGATGTCCGTGACTCCGATGAACGGAAAGGGAAACTGTAGTGTCGCCGGCTGTGTGGCTGACCTGAGATCAAAGTGTCCGCCGGAGCTTGCCGTGAAATCTAAGGGGAAAGTGGTTTCGTGTAGGAGTGCTTGTGATGTGTTCGATAGAGATGAGTATTGTTGTAGAGGAGTTTATGGGAATCCTGTTACGTGTCGACCAACAAATTACTCGAAAATGTTCAAGGAAGCTTGTCCTACTGCTTATAGCTATGCTTATGATGATCCGACCAGTATCTTCACTTGTTCCGGCACTGATTACGTCATCTCTTTCTGTTCCTCCAA GAAGAAGCCGGTGTGTACGTACCATGATAACAAGTTGGCATGCAGCGATGGTTCTGGTTCAGGTGGATTCAGGACGATGACTGGGAGATTGTGGCTTATATTGATGTTGTCTATTTTTGCTTTTATCtactcttag
- the LOC106397859 gene encoding cell division cycle 20.2, cofactor of APC complex, whose amino-acid sequence MNTCRIVLQRRFLPVSNSKKEKFDRFIPNRAAMDFDYAHLALMEEREEEEEVSSSRKAYRKQLAETMGLNRTRILAFTNKPPSSTSLHHQHQHQHEPPRRIPQRPERTLDAPGLVDDFYLNVLDWSSANVLAVALANSVCLWDASTGSVTTLVTYGEDQGPVTSLNWAHDGINLGVGLNNGQVHIWDCVTKTLLRTLQGFHHTRVGSLAWNTHILTTGGMDGRIFNNDVRFMSYPVSTYKGHTQEVCGLKWSASGQQLASGGNDRLVHIWDRSTSTQWLHRLRGHTSAVKALAWCPFQSDLLASGGGAEDRKIKFWNTRTGACLNSLDTASQVSSLLWSNNQRELLCSHGSQLTLWKYPSMVKMAELSGHTSRVLSMTQSPDGCTVVSAAGDENLCFWNVFGLPHTTAKKTVPKAAHEPFSHVARIR is encoded by the exons atgaACACTTGTCGAATAGTTCTCCAACGCAGGTTCCTTCCCGTGAGCAACTCCAAGAAGGAAAAA TTTGACAGATTCATACCGAACAGAGCAGCCATGGATTTCGACTATGCTCACTTGGCTCTTatggaagaaagagaagaagaagaagaggtcaGTTCATCCAGAAAAGCTTATAGAAAGCAATTGGCTGAGACTATGGGTCTTAACCGAACTCGAATCCTCGCATTCACCAACAAACCACCTTCTTCTACTTCTCTTCACCATCAGCATCAGCATCAGCATGAGCCTCCTCGACGCATTCCTCAGCGTCCCGAGAGAACTTTGGATGCTCCTGGCCTTGTGGATGACTTCTATCTCAACGTTCTCGACTGGAGCAGTGCTAATGTCCTAGCCGTTGCCTTGGCCAACTCTGTTTGTCTCTGGGATGCTTCCACTGGCTCCGTGACTACGCTTGTCACGTATGGTGAAGACCAAGGACCTGTCACAAGTCTAAACTGGGCGCATGATGGTATCAACCTTGGAGTTGGGCTCAACAATGGTCAAGTTCACATTTGGGACTGTGTAACCAAGACTCTACTGAGAACATTGCAAGGCTTCCACCACACACGAGTTGGGTCCTTGGCCTGGAACACTCATATATTGACAACCGGAGGAATGGACGGACGTATCTTCAACAACGATGTGCGGTTCATGTCATACCCTGTGTCTACTTACAAGGGTCACACTCAAGAGGTCTGTGGGCTCAAGTGGTCAGCATCTGGTCAGCAACTAGCTAGCGGCGGAAACGACCGTCTAGTACATATATGGGATCGTTCTACTAGTACGCAGTGGCTGCACAGGCTCAGGGGGCATACATCTGCAGTTAAGGCTCTCGCTTGGTGTCCTTTCCAAAGCGATTTGCTTGCATctggcggtggtgcagaagataGGAAGATCAAGTTCTGGAACACTCGCACAGGGGCTTGCTTGAATTCGCTTGACACTGCTTCCCAAGTCTCTTCTCTCTTGTGGAGCAACAATCAAAGAGAGCTGCTTTGCTCACATGGGTCTCAGCTCACACTGTGGAAGTACCCGTCGATGGTGAAAATGGCTGAGCTCTCTGGTCATACGTCAAGAGTTCTATCTATGACCCAGAGTCCAGATGGTTGTACTGTAGTTTCAGCTGCAGGAGACGAGAATCTGTGCTTTTGGAATGTTTTTGGACTACCTCACACCACCGCCAAAAAAACTGTTCCAAAAGCAGCTCATGAGCCGTTTTCTCATGTCGCTCGTATTCGTTGA